From one Mytilus edulis chromosome 1, xbMytEdul2.2, whole genome shotgun sequence genomic stretch:
- the LOC139526797 gene encoding ubiquitin thioesterase OTU1-like, with product MSNTVLNLRCKTKTGQHSLTGLKLSSNVGQLKDRISELTKIPKEYIRVRQSYPPKSIDLSKEDLLLSSLPFRSGDTLIVEEERVVRNTLQRNIGDVMQDQNLMGRGVLMRKVVPANNSCLFTSINAVMNGGKIDLDYAPSIRQLIAGVVMSDPQTYSDVFLGKSNSSYCKWIMKDDTWGGAIEISILSKYYDVEIDVVDTQSCRIDRFGEDLHYDQRVLIIYDGVHYDPLVLEPFDTSLPVQTIFPADNASILGQAQEIATEARQARQYTDVTNFSIKCLICQRMFTGQSEAQKHAKASGHVSFGEVK from the coding sequence ATGAGTAATACGGTACTGAATCTAAGATGTAAAACCAAGACTGGACAGCACAGTTTAACAGGGCTAAAATTGTCCTCTAATGTAGGACAGCTCAAAGATAGAATATCAGAACTGACTAAAATTCCTAAGGAATACATAAGAGTTAGACAGAGTTATCCTCCCAAATCTATTGATCTGTCAAAGGAAGACTTACTGTTATCGTCCCTGCCATTCAGATCAGGGGACACACTTATTGTTGAAGAGGAGAGAGTTGTTAGAAATACATTGCAGAGAAACATTGGTGATGTAATGCAGGACCAGAATTTGATGGGGAGAGGGGTTCTAATGAGAAAAGTAGTCCCAGCTAATAACTCCTGTTTGTTTACAAGCATTAATGCTGTCATGAATGGTGGAAAGATTGATTTAGATTATGCACCATCCATTAGACAACTTATAGCTGGTGTTGTGATGAGTGATCCACAGACATACTCTGATGTGTTCCTAGGAAAATCTAATTCTAGTTATTGTAAATGGATAATGAAGGATGATACATGGGGTGGTGCTATAGAAATTTCAATATTATCCAAGTATTATGATGTAGAAATTGATGTTGTGGATACTCAAAGTTGTAGAATAGATAGATTTGGAGAAGATCTCCATTACGACCAGCGTGTTCTTATTATATATGATGGTGTTCATTATGATCCTCTTGTGTTGGAACCATTTGACACATCGTTACCTGTTCAAACAATTTTTCCTGCAGACAATGCATCAATTCTTGGTCAGGCACAAGAAATTGCCACTGAAGCTAGACAGGCCAGACAATATACTGATGTGACTAATTTTTCTATCAAATGTTTGATCTGTCAAAGAATGTTCACAGGACAGAGTGAAGCTCAAAAGCATGCTAAAGCTTCTGGACATGTTAGCTTTGGTGAAGTTAAATga